The nucleotide window GTGCCAGTGCTATGCCGGGCCGGGCGACGAGGTGATTCACACCGAGCACGGGTTCGCCATCTACAAAATCGCGGCGCTGTCCAACGGGGCGACGCCCGTCGAGGTGCCCGAGCGCGAGCGGGTGACGGACGTGGATGCGATCCTGTCGGCGGTAACCGAGCGCACCAGGCTTGTCTTCATCGCCAATCCCAACAACCCCACCGGGACGATGGTGGGGGACGGCGAGATCGCGCGGCTGGCCGAGCGGCTGCCCGATCAGGTGATGCTGGTTCTGGACGGGGCCTATGCCGAGTATGTCGAGGGGTTCGACGGCGGCGCGGGTCTTGTGGAGGCGCGCGAGAACGTGGTGATGACGCGGACCTTTTCCAAGCTTTACGGTCTGGGCGGGCTGCGCGTGGGCTGGGGCTATGGACCGGCGCATGTGATCAACGTACTGAACCGGGTTCGGGGCCCCTTCAACCTGAGCGAGGCGGCGCTGGTGACCGCCGAGGCCGCGGTGCGCGACCAGGCCTGGGTCGACAAGTGCCGGGCCGACAACACGCGGATGCGGGCCTGGCTGGCCGAGGCGCTGGCGGGGCATGGCGTGCCGTCGGACACCTCGCTGGCCAATTTCATCCTGGCGCGCTTTGCCGACCAGGCGCAGGCCGAGGCCTGCGACGAATACCTGAAATCCGAGGGGCTGATCGTGCGGCGGGTGGCGGGCTACAACCTGCCCAACTGCCTGCGGATCACGGTGGGCGACGAATCCAGCTGCCGCCGGGTGGCCCATGCGGTGGGCCAATTCATGGGAGACGCGGAATGAGCGTGATCTACGACCGCGTCGCGCTGATCGGGCTGGGGCTGATCGCGTCGTCGATGTTCTGGGCGATGAAACGCGCCGGTCTGGCGGGCGAGGTCACGGGCCATGCGCGGTCGCAGGAGACCCGCGACGTGGCGCGCGAGATCGGGTTGTGCGACCGGGTGTGCGACAGCGCGGCGGAGGCCGTGGAGGGCGCGGACCTGGTGGTGCTGTGCGTGCCGGTGGGCGTGATGGGCGCGGTGGCCGAAGAGATCGCGCCGGCGCTGAAGCCGGGGGCGACGGTCAGCGATGTCGGCTCGGTCAAGAAGGCCGTGATCGAGGCGGTCGGCCCGCATTTGCCGGACGGCGTGCATTTCGTGCCGGCGCACCCGATGGCGGGCACCGAGCATTCCGGACCGCGCTCGGGCTTTGCCGAGCTGTTCGAGAACAAATATTGCCTGATCGTGCCGGTGGAGGGCAGCGACCGAAGTGCCGTGGACCGGCTGGAGGCGTTGTGGCAGGGCATGGGCGCCAAGACCGACGAGATGGATGCCGATCACCACGACCTTGTCTGTGCCGTCACCAGCCACACGCCGCACCTGATTGCCTATACGATGGTGGGCGTGGCCGACGACCTGCGCCGGGTGACCGACAGCGAGGTCATCAAGTATTCCGCCGCCGGTTTTCGCGACTTTACCCGGATCGCGGCCAGCGACCCCACCATGTGGCGCGACGTGTTTCTGACCAACAGGGAGGCGACGCTGGAGGTGCTGGGGCGCTTCACCGAGGAACTCTTTGCGTTGCAGCGGGCGATCCGGACCGGGGACGGTGATCTGCTGCATGATTATTTCACGCGGACGCGCAGCATTCGGCGTGGTATCATCGAGGCCGGGCAAGATACGGATGCGCCGGATTTCGGGCGCGTGAAAAAAGGGTGAGCAGGATGCGCTTGGCGTGGATTTTTCCAGTCTTTCTGGCGAGTTGTTCGTTTGGCGGTGGGGACAGGGATGACCCCGAACTGGTCACGCGGGGGGCCGTCTGCGGCGATCCGTCGATCCAGGGCGTGGTGGTCGGAGACGTGCCGGGCAACGGCGCCTGCGGGATCGCCAACGCGGTCGAGGTGGATGCGGTAAGCGGGGTTTTGCTGAGCACGCCCGCGACGATGAACTGCCGCACGGCGCGGACGCTGAATGCCTGGGTGAAGAACGACATGAAGCCGATCGTCGGCAAGACCGGCGGCGGGGTGAAAAGCCTGAAGGTGGCGGCGCATTACGTGTGCCGGACGCGCAATCACAAGCGCGGCGCGCGGCTGTCGGAGCATTCCAAGGGCAACGCGATCGACATCTCGGCGTTCCTGTTGCGCGACGGCACGGATATCTCGGTGCTGAACGACTGGGGCGCGGGCAAGCGCGGCAAGATCCTGCGGCAGTTGCACGGGTCGGCCTGCGGGCCGTTCGGCACGGTGCTGGGGCCGGGATCGGACGGGTATCACCGCGATCACTTTCATTTCGATACGGCGGAGCACCGTAACGGGTCGTACTGCCGGTAGGGCGGGGCAAATCTTTTGAGAAAAGATTTGCCAAAAGATTTCTGAAATCTTTTGGCCTCTAGCGCAGCCGCAGCACCGGGGCCGGGCCGAGGGGCACCGGGCCCAAGAACACGCGGCCGTCGCGCAGGCCCAGCGGAATGTCGAGAGTCTTGGGGTTGCCGGCCATCTGCGACACCAGCGCGAGGCCATCCTCGAGCGTGCCGGCGAAGGCCTGTGGCAGCGCGCCGCTGTCCGTGGCGAGGCGCAGGATGTCGCGCCAGTTGCGGGCCTTGACGGTGATTTCGCCGGTGGGGATGCCGGCGGCGTCGACCGTCACCTCGCCCGCGGCCTGCAGTTCCAGCCGGCCCCAGCGGGCCTCAGCCAGCTTGAGGTCGATGCGGGTGGGCTGGGGGCGGGCGTCCTCGATCGCAGAAAGGTCCCAAGGTTTGTCGAAATCCACGGTCATGTCCAGTGACAGCGCTTCGAGCGTATCGGGCAGGGTGTCGCCGGGATCGACCTTGACCCGCCAGTCGAGCGCCGGGGAAAAGCCGTCGGCGGTGAGGCCGAAGCGGTAGCTGCTGTCGGACGCTGTCGTGCGCTCGGCGGCGAGCGTCAGGCTGTCGGTGGTGGTCGGCTGGACGGTGGTGTCGGGCTGCACCGCGAGGCCTTCGGCCGTCAGGGTCAGCCGTTCCAGCGGCAGGCCCGGCGCGGGGCGGGTGACAAGGCTGGCGCGCATGTCGGTGCTGGTCACGTCGTACTTTGCCCGGGGCGTCGCGATCAGCTGGTGATCGGGCCAGACGGCGATGATGTGGTTGGGCTTGTAGCTGAGCGCGAAGACCTGGAAGAACGGCGCCTCCCACGCCAGGCCGGTGTCGGGGTCGGCGAGGCTGACATCGGTGAAGGTGCTGTCGAAGCGGTTGGGAAAGCCGCGGGTGGAAAGGTCGGAATACTCGGCCACCCAGCCATCGGCGCGGCGGCCGTCGAACCAGGCCTCGAACGCCTTGGTGGCACCGGTGGAGCCCACGGCCCAGTAGACGGACCATGCCAGGGCCGCCACCACGATCAGGATCAACATGCCGCGCATCTGCCTATCAGCCTTCTTCCGAGCCCTTGCCGAGTGGTATCTAAAGTGATTAGGGGGCAGGGGAAAGCGCAAGGAGCGAAAAATGACGATGTGGGTCTTCGGCTATGGGTCGCTGGTGTGGAACCCCGGGTTCACGCCGGTGCAGCGGGTGCTGGCCGCCTTGCCGGGGTATCACCGCAGTTTCTGCATGCGCTCGATCCATCATCGCGGGACCGAGGAGAACCCCGGCCTGGTGCTGGCGCTGGACGAAAGCCCGGATGCGCTCTGCCGGGGCGTGGCGCTGGCGGTGCACGAGGACGAAGAGGACAAGGTGCTGGCCTATCTGCGCGAGCGGGAACTGGTGTCGGCGGCCTATCTTGAGAAAGAGCTGGACATCATGCTGCGCGACGGGCGGCAGGTGCGGGCGCTGACTTACGTGATCGACGCCGATCATGTGCAGTATTGCGGCGGGCTGGACCTCGAGGAACAGGCGCGGATCATCGCGCGCGCTCATGGCGGGCGGGGGCCGAACCACGAGTACCTGTTCCAGACCGTGGCGCACCTGGAGGAGCTGGGCATCGTTGATCCCGAGCTGGACTGGCTGGTGCGGCGGGTGAAGGGGATCGGGGTTTGAGCAAGCCGCGCGGCGGACGCGCCAGAAACGCTTTAGAACCTTGGCTTCACAGTGGTTAACGCGTAGGGTGTGGCCAAACAATAACCGCGCCGGGAGCCGTCCAGATGGACCAGCCGGACCGTGAGGTCGAGCCCAACTTTTCCCACCCCGTAAGGCAGATCACGCTGATGCTGATCGTGCTGGCCCTGACGGGGCTTGGCGCGTTCTTCGCGTTGCCGCGGGTGTTGCCGGTGTTCCAGGCGAACCCGTATCTGAACGGGTTCATCCTGTTCGTTTTCGTGATTGGCGTGGTGGCGTGCTTCTGGCAGATGTACCAGCTGATCGGCTCGGTGCGCTGGATCGAGGGGTTTGTCCACGAGCGCGAAACGCCGCAGGATATCAAGGCGCCGCTGCTGCTGGCGCCGTTGGCGACCTTGCTGAAGCAGCGCGGCAAGCGGATGAAGATCGCGTCGGGCTCGGCGCGGTCGATCCTCGACTCGGTGGCGCAGCGGATCGACGAGGCGCGGGAGATCACGCGTTATATCACCAGCATGTTGATTTTCCTCGGGCTGCTGGGGACCTTCTATGGCCTGGCAACGACGGTGCCGGCGGTGGTGGACACGATCCGCAGCCTGGCGCCGCAGGACGGCGAGGAAGGCGTGGACGTGTTCAACCGCCTGATGACCGGGCTGGAATCGCAGCTGGGCGGCATGGGCGTGGCCTTTGCCAGTTCGCTGCTGGGTCTGGCCGGGTCGCTGGTGGTGGGGCTGCTGGAGCTCTTTGCGGGGCACGGGCAGAACCGGTTTTACCGCGAGTTGGAAGAGTGGATGTCGACGATCACGCGCGTCGGTCTGGCCTCGGGCGATGGCGAGGGCGGCGGCGAGGCGGGCGTGATGGCGAGCGTCGTCGACCACATGGGCGAGCAGATGGAGAGCTTGCAGCTGATGCTGACGCAATCCGATGTAAGCCGCGCGATGGTGGACGAAAAGCTGGGCCTCTTGGCGGATTCCATGGAGAAGCTGACCGAGCGGCTGACCGACACCGCGCCG belongs to Roseovarius sp. THAF27 and includes:
- the hisC gene encoding histidinol-phosphate transaminase, producing MTKITPQPGILDIAPYVGGSSHVEGVSNVVKLSSNENPFGPSEAAKDAFRKTAYDLHRYPSTDHAGLRGAIADAHGLDADRIVCGVGSDEILSLLCQCYAGPGDEVIHTEHGFAIYKIAALSNGATPVEVPERERVTDVDAILSAVTERTRLVFIANPNNPTGTMVGDGEIARLAERLPDQVMLVLDGAYAEYVEGFDGGAGLVEARENVVMTRTFSKLYGLGGLRVGWGYGPAHVINVLNRVRGPFNLSEAALVTAEAAVRDQAWVDKCRADNTRMRAWLAEALAGHGVPSDTSLANFILARFADQAQAEACDEYLKSEGLIVRRVAGYNLPNCLRITVGDESSCRRVAHAVGQFMGDAE
- a CDS encoding prephenate/arogenate dehydrogenase family protein; the protein is MSVIYDRVALIGLGLIASSMFWAMKRAGLAGEVTGHARSQETRDVAREIGLCDRVCDSAAEAVEGADLVVLCVPVGVMGAVAEEIAPALKPGATVSDVGSVKKAVIEAVGPHLPDGVHFVPAHPMAGTEHSGPRSGFAELFENKYCLIVPVEGSDRSAVDRLEALWQGMGAKTDEMDADHHDLVCAVTSHTPHLIAYTMVGVADDLRRVTDSEVIKYSAAGFRDFTRIAASDPTMWRDVFLTNREATLEVLGRFTEELFALQRAIRTGDGDLLHDYFTRTRSIRRGIIEAGQDTDAPDFGRVKKG
- a CDS encoding extensin family protein, producing the protein MRLAWIFPVFLASCSFGGGDRDDPELVTRGAVCGDPSIQGVVVGDVPGNGACGIANAVEVDAVSGVLLSTPATMNCRTARTLNAWVKNDMKPIVGKTGGGVKSLKVAAHYVCRTRNHKRGARLSEHSKGNAIDISAFLLRDGTDISVLNDWGAGKRGKILRQLHGSACGPFGTVLGPGSDGYHRDHFHFDTAEHRNGSYCR
- a CDS encoding DUF2125 domain-containing protein, which encodes MRGMLILIVVAALAWSVYWAVGSTGATKAFEAWFDGRRADGWVAEYSDLSTRGFPNRFDSTFTDVSLADPDTGLAWEAPFFQVFALSYKPNHIIAVWPDHQLIATPRAKYDVTSTDMRASLVTRPAPGLPLERLTLTAEGLAVQPDTTVQPTTTDSLTLAAERTTASDSSYRFGLTADGFSPALDWRVKVDPGDTLPDTLEALSLDMTVDFDKPWDLSAIEDARPQPTRIDLKLAEARWGRLELQAAGEVTVDAAGIPTGEITVKARNWRDILRLATDSGALPQAFAGTLEDGLALVSQMAGNPKTLDIPLGLRDGRVFLGPVPLGPAPVLRLR
- a CDS encoding gamma-glutamylcyclotransferase, coding for MTMWVFGYGSLVWNPGFTPVQRVLAALPGYHRSFCMRSIHHRGTEENPGLVLALDESPDALCRGVALAVHEDEEDKVLAYLRERELVSAAYLEKELDIMLRDGRQVRALTYVIDADHVQYCGGLDLEEQARIIARAHGGRGPNHEYLFQTVAHLEELGIVDPELDWLVRRVKGIGV
- a CDS encoding biopolymer transporter ExbB, translated to MDQPDREVEPNFSHPVRQITLMLIVLALTGLGAFFALPRVLPVFQANPYLNGFILFVFVIGVVACFWQMYQLIGSVRWIEGFVHERETPQDIKAPLLLAPLATLLKQRGKRMKIASGSARSILDSVAQRIDEAREITRYITSMLIFLGLLGTFYGLATTVPAVVDTIRSLAPQDGEEGVDVFNRLMTGLESQLGGMGVAFASSLLGLAGSLVVGLLELFAGHGQNRFYRELEEWMSTITRVGLASGDGEGGGEAGVMASVVDHMGEQMESLQLMLTQSDVSRAMVDEKLGLLADSMEKLTERLTDTAPLHDALTRVADGQEELIRQMASHEGESGGIDAESRMRLRSIDVQMLRILEEISAGRQESMSELRTDLNALSRAIGQLASSHGRAEAAPRALRRTEREQGS